From bacterium HR11:
GATGGGCCGAACCGACGTCAGGTCCACCTTTCCGAAGGCCGTCCGGAAGGCCTCCAGGATCTGCTGGCTGACCTGGGGGTCCAGAGACAGGTAGCTCCCCGAAGCCGACTGGCGGATGCCGTTCTGGATGGCCTGCTCGATGGCCGGGTCCAGGAGATACACGGCAAGGGTCGGCTGGCCGTTGCTGAACTTATAGGCGATATAGCGCTTCAGGTTCATCCGCACGTACTCGGTCAGGTAGACGGGGTCGTTTTCGTAGGGGGCCCAGTCGGCCAGGGCCTCCAGGATGGCCTTCATGTTCTTGATGGAGATTTCCTCCCGGAGGAGGCGCCGTAGGATGTCCGTCAGGCGTTGGATGCTCAGGAGCTTCGGGACGACGTTCTTGACCAGGGCGGCGTAGCCCTGCTGTTCCATGGCGTCCAGGATGTTCTGGACCTCCTGGATGCCCAGGAGCTCGTCGGCATGCCGCTTGATGACCTGGGAGAGGTGGACGGCGATATATTCGTCCGGCGACATCGTGGCGACGCCGAGGCCGTGGACCTGGTCGGCCGCCGCCTCGGGAATCCACAGGCCGGCCTTCCCCGTGATGGGGTGGGGCCCCGTCGGCCCCGTGAGGCCCATCATCGCCACCTCCTGGACGGATTCCCCGACGAACACGTGGTCCGGGTAAGCCGTCCCGAGGGCGACGGGGACCTCATGGACGTAAATGGCATACTGATTTTCGGGGATGTGGGCGGCCTCCCCCCGGATGCGCACGCCGGGGAAGACGATGCCCAGGTCGTGGAACAGCCAGAGGCGCATCTGTGGGAGCAGTTCGTTGACGAACCGTTCCCCCTTCTGCTCGATGTCCACGTAGGGCGTCAGCGACGGGCTCGTCTCCAAAATGACGGGGACGGCGACGGGAAGTTGAAGCTCAAGGGTCGGTTGCTTGGCGGCTTCACCCGGTCGCTCCATCACCTTCGACTTGACGGCTTCCTTCTCCTTGACCCGCCGAGTCCGCATGAGGCTCCAGGCCGTCGTCCCGGCGACGCCGGCCAGGATCAGGAACGGCACCGTCGGCATGCCCGGCACGATGGCCATGCCGGCCAGCATCCCCGAAGCGATGGCGATGGCCTTCGGCTGGGACAGGAGCTGGACGCCGATGTCCTGCCCCAGGGAGGCCCCCTCCTCGCTACTGGCGACCCGGGTCGTGATGATGGCCGAGGCTGTCGTGATGATGAGCGACGGGATCTGGGCGACCAGGCCCTCCCCGATGGTCAGGAGCGTGTACTTCTTGATGGCCACGTCGAAGGGAAACTTCTTGATGACGACCCCGATGATCAAGCCGGCGATGATGTTGATGGCCGCTATGAGGAGGCCGGCGATGGCGTCGCCCTTGACGAACTTCATGGCCCCGTCCATCGCCCCGTGGAACTGGGATTCTTTCTCGATCAAGCGCCGTCGCCGCTTGGCTTCCTCGGCGTCGATGAGGCCCGCCCGGAGGTCGGCGTCGATGCTCATCTGCTTGCCAGGCATGGCGTCCAGGGTAAACCGCGCCGAGACCTCCGAGACCCGCTCGGCCCCCTTGGCGATGACGATCAGCTGAAGGAGGGTGATGACCAAAAAGATCACGAAGCCGACGATGAGGTTCCCCTTGACGACGAAGCTCCCAAAGGCGTGGATGACCTCCCCGGCGTCGGCGTACAGGAGGATCAAGCGGGTCGCCGAGACCTCCAGGGCCAAACGGAACAGGGCCGACACGAGCAGGATCGTCGGGAAGGACGCCAGGGCCAGGGCATTCGGGATGTACAGGGAGATCATCAGGATCGAGATGGCCAGGGCCATATTCGCCGTCAGGAAGATGTCCATCAGAAACGTCGGGATGGGGATGATCATGATCCCGATGATGGAGATCACCAGCAGGGCCAGGAGGATGTCGCTGTACCGAGCCAGGACGACGTTCAGGTCGCCCTGCCGGAGGCTTGTCCACAGCTCCGTCAACTGCTGTCGGATCGCTTCCATGGATACCTCCCGATGCAGTCGCTAAATCCCCGGAAACCGTTCGGCCTCCTGCTTGAGCCGCCAGGCAAACAGGAGGACCTCGGCGACGGCCTCGTACAGGTCCCGGGGGATGTACCGGCCCATCTCGACCTCGAAGAGGGCGTGGGCCAACGAGATGTCCCGCACGATGGGTACGTCGTGCTTCTTCGCCAACTCGATGATCTTCCGGGCGATGAGGCCCCGGCCCTTGGCCGTCACTTTGGGGGCCCCCATCGTCGCCCGGTCGTAACGGATCGCTATGGCCATGTGGGTCGGGTTCGTGACGACGACGTCGGCCTTCGGGACCTCCCGCTGGATGTCCTGCATGACCATCGCCTGATGGAGGGCCTTCCGTTGAGACTTCACGATGGGGTCGCCCTCCATTTCCTTGTATTCCTGTTTGACCTCCTCCTTCGTCATCATCAACTGCTTCTTCCACTGCTGACGCTGGTAGAAGTAGTCAATCCCGGCGATCAGCAGAAAGGTCGCACCGACTTGAAAGATGAACGTCTGGGCGACCTTGACCCCGACCCGATACAGCCCCGCCATGTCGACCCAGTGGAGGCGGACGATGGCCTCCATACTCCCGGAAACGGCCGCATAGCCCAGGAGGACGACGACCAGGACCTTCACGAGCGTCTTGACGAACTCGATGATCCCCCGGACCGAGAACCACCGCTTCAGGCCCTCCAGGGGGTTCAGCTTCTTCAGCGAGGGCTTCATCGGCTCGAACGTCATGTTGAGGCCCGCCTGGGCCGCCGCCAGGGCCAGGCCGGCGACGGCGACGCCCGCCAGGATGGGCGCCACGCTGAGGAGCCAGACGGTCCCCGCTTGGTCCAGGAGCTTCGTCCATACCGTCGTCAGGCTCGCCCCGTCGACCTGCCCGACGGCCGTCGCCACGGTCCGGTAGTAGTCCCGGAAAGCATCCCCGATATGAGAGGCCCACACGAGGATCAGGCTCATGCCGGCCAGATAGGTCGCCACGGCGGGCACCTCCCGGCTGAAGGCGATCTGGCCCCGTTTGCGGGCCTCCTGCAATCGTTTCGGCGTCGGCTGTTCCGTCTTATCGCCCATAACCTATCCGATCCGAATGTGGGATGGGAGCGCTTTCGGAATTTTACGCTCTCCCCTTTTCTCCGACTCCATCACTCCGTCACTTCATCACTGCGCCCCTCAGCCAGCCGCCCATCCACGCGTGGAAGGCCCGCCAGATGTCCGGCGTGATCCCCAGGAGACCGTAGATAGACAGGGCCGCGATGAGCAGGCCCACGGCCGGCTTCAGGGTCATGCTCATGAAGAACACGTCCATCTGCGGGGCCATCCGATTGGCCACGCCCAGGATGACGTCCAATAAAATGAGGACGACGAGGGCCGGGGCGATCGTCTTCAGCATGATGCCGAACATCGTCCCCGTCATCTGAAGGAACGCCTCGTGGACGACCGAGACCCTCGGGAACACGCCCGTCGGCGGAAACAACCGATAGCTGTCGAGGACCGCCGACAGGAACCACCGATGGCCCCCGACCAGCAGGTACAGGACGACGAAGAGCTGGAGGTAGAAGTCGCCCAACAGGGAAGTCTGAATCTGGAGTTGGGGGACTAGGATGTTGGCCATCGTCGTGCCCCGGGCGTTGTCTAAAAACTGACCGCCCATGTTGGCGGCGAAAAAAACCAGGCTCGACCCGAAGCCCAGCAGGAGGCCGACCCACAGCTCATGCAGGGCGGCGACGCCCCAGGCCGTCGGCGTCAGGTTCAGCGGCACGGCCGCCTGCTGGCTGAGCCAGGGCGTCGTGAACCACGCCAGGACCATCGCCAGGCCGATCTTCACGGGGCCCGGCACGAGCCGACCGCCCAGGAAGGGGCAGAACTGGACGATGGCCGCCCACCGGATCATGCTCAAAAAGAACAGGGACGCCGTGTCCATCGCCCCGTGGCGGACGCCCCAGAGGTCCCCAAAGGGGCGGAAGACCCGTTCCAGCGCGCTCGGCTCGGGGAGCCAGCTCTCCATCGCTCCTCCGGCAATTCGGGAGTCCGGGAATTCGGGCGTTCGGCCGTTGGTGGTCCGAGGGGAACGGCCTGCATCCCCCATCCGGCGCCGCTCGGGATAACACCGGGGTGATGCCCGCCCCGGAGTCGAGGCGACCCGACGGGCCGGCCCGACCGCCGCCGTCTCCGGCGGCACCCGCTTAGATAATCCCAGGGGGGTCTCCACCCCCTCTATCTGCCCACCTGCCTACCTGCCCATCTGCCTACCTGCCCACCTGCCTATCTGCCGACTGCCGACCGCCTCATCTCCCGAATTCCCGGACTGCCGAATTCCCGAATCAGTGAATCCATTTCGGAAATTCCGAAAAAATGACGTAAGCAAACCGGCTGATGTGGCTGGCCATCCAGTAACCGGCCAGGTACAAGACGCCGAATACGGCGACGATCTTGGCGGCCATGCTCAAGGTCTGCTCCTGGATCTGCGTGAGGGCCTGCACGATCGCCAACGTCAGGCCGATGACGAGGGCGGCCAGGATCGGCGGTCCCGAGACCAGGACCGTCAGGATCAGGGCCTCTTGCGAAGCGCTGATGAACACGTTTTCCATCGTAGCCTCCCATTGGACCATGGACCATAGACCATGGACCTCAGACCTATAGGCTTGGACCGTATCCCGTATCTTCGTCATCAGAGCTGTTCGGTTGGGAGAAATACTGCTCCCCTCCGGGAAAACGGTAGCCCGGCGATCTCGATGTTTCAAGCTTCCTCCGGATGACCCGGCCAGGACGGGCGGTGCATGCGGAGGACGCCCGCAGGACGGCGGGCTCTCTCCAGAAGCCACCGGCATGACGGCCGGTGGGCCGGGGACCGACGCCCGTCTCTCGACCTGCCCATCTGCCCACCTGCCAAATGCCCATCTGCCTATCTGCCGACCTGCCCATCTGCCGACTGCCTGAAACATCATGCTTTCGCGGAGACGCCCTTTCCGCTCTCCATCTCACTTCTCACCTCCCGAACGACTCTGTCATCCCATGTACCCCTGGATCAGACCCCGCACGAGCAGGTCCCACCCGTCGACCATGATGAACAACAGGAGCTTAAAGGGCAGGGACACCGTCACGGGCGACAGCATGTGCATGCCCATCGCCAGCAGGATGTTGGAGACGACCATATCGATGACCAGGAAGGGCAGGAAGATCAGGAATCCGATCATGAAGGCCTCGGCCAGCTCGCTGACGGTAAAGGCCGGGACCAGGACGAGGAGGTCGTCGTCCTTCATCGTCTCCTTCCACTGGGGCGGCCCCATCCGGACGGCCATCTGGTAGAAGAGGGCCCGCTCCTTGGGATGGGCATGCTTTTTCAGAAACGCCCGCAGGGGTTCCTTGACCTGATCGACGACGCTCAGGATCATCTGGGCCCCCACCGGGGAGACGACGTCCTGCTGGACGGACTGGGTCAGCATGGGCTGGAGGGCGTCGTAGACCTGCACGCCGATGGGCGCCATCACGTAGACGGTCATGATCACCGCCAGGCCCATGATGACGGGCGTCGGGGGGATCTGCTGGGTCCCCAGGGCATTCCGCAGGATCGAGAATACGACCGAGAACTTCACGAAGGAGGTCGTCATCATCAGCAGGAAGGGCGCCAGCGACAGCAGGCTCAGCATGAGGACCGTCGTGACGGGGTTCCCGGCCCAGGCGCTCGGCGGCGCCGGAGCGGCCAAAACGCTCGGATTCATGAATCCTCGACTCCCTGACGAAGCTTGAGAGATTCGGCCTGTTCCAGCGTGGCCTCAAAGGACGGGGACGAGGGTTCCGACCGGACCCCCAGGACCTGGACGCGGTCCGGGGAAGTCCCCAACAGAAGCCACGTCTGGTCCCACCGGACCAGGTAGAGCCGGTGATTTCGGTCTAAGGGATAAAACTCTTCCACGTGAAGGCGGCGAGCCCGCTGGCCCGCTCGATGGCGTAAGATCCACGGGAGGCCCAGCCGCAGGGTGATAAAGGCCACCAGGACGACTACGACCAGGGCCAACAGCCCCCGCAGGATCAGCCACGCTTCCTGAGCCGCATTCATCCCGATCCCCTAAGGACATGATGCAAGATGCAGGATGCAAACCCGACGGGCCCGTTTCCGTACTCCGGACTCTCATCCTGCTCCCCGCATCTTAGTATTTGCGTCTTGCTTCTACTGAAATTGGGTCAGAATTCGTAAAATCTCGATCCCCAGCCTGCCGTCGACCACGACGACCCGACCCTCGGCCAAGACCCGGCGTTGCAGGCCGGTCTCGACGACCAGGCGGACCGGGTCGTCCGG
This genomic window contains:
- the yscU gene encoding Yop proteins translocation protein U — protein: MGDKTEQPTPKRLQEARKRGQIAFSREVPAVATYLAGMSLILVWASHIGDAFRDYYRTVATAVGQVDGASLTTVWTKLLDQAGTVWLLSVAPILAGVAVAGLALAAAQAGLNMTFEPMKPSLKKLNPLEGLKRWFSVRGIIEFVKTLVKVLVVVLLGYAAVSGSMEAIVRLHWVDMAGLYRVGVKVAQTFIFQVGATFLLIAGIDYFYQRQQWKKQLMMTKEEVKQEYKEMEGDPIVKSQRKALHQAMVMQDIQREVPKADVVVTNPTHMAIAIRYDRATMGAPKVTAKGRGLIARKIIELAKKHDVPIVRDISLAHALFEVEMGRYIPRDLYEAVAEVLLFAWRLKQEAERFPGI
- the invA gene encoding Invasion protein InvA, which produces MEAIRQQLTELWTSLRQGDLNVVLARYSDILLALLVISIIGIMIIPIPTFLMDIFLTANMALAISILMISLYIPNALALASFPTILLVSALFRLALEVSATRLILLYADAGEVIHAFGSFVVKGNLIVGFVIFLVITLLQLIVIAKGAERVSEVSARFTLDAMPGKQMSIDADLRAGLIDAEEAKRRRRLIEKESQFHGAMDGAMKFVKGDAIAGLLIAAINIIAGLIIGVVIKKFPFDVAIKKYTLLTIGEGLVAQIPSLIITTASAIITTRVASSEEGASLGQDIGVQLLSQPKAIAIASGMLAGMAIVPGMPTVPFLILAGVAGTTAWSLMRTRRVKEKEAVKSKVMERPGEAAKQPTLELQLPVAVPVILETSPSLTPYVDIEQKGERFVNELLPQMRLWLFHDLGIVFPGVRIRGEAAHIPENQYAIYVHEVPVALGTAYPDHVFVGESVQEVAMMGLTGPTGPHPITGKAGLWIPEAAADQVHGLGVATMSPDEYIAVHLSQVIKRHADELLGIQEVQNILDAMEQQGYAALVKNVVPKLLSIQRLTDILRRLLREEISIKNMKAILEALADWAPYENDPVYLTEYVRMNLKRYIAYKFSNGQPTLAVYLLDPAIEQAIQNGIRQSASGSYLSLDPQVSQQILEAFRTAFGKVDLTSVRPIVLTQMEVRYFTKRLISFEYPHVVVLSFQELPSDMRIQPVGRIQLPAAALTGLR
- the fliP gene encoding Flagellar biosynthetic protein FliP translates to MNPSVLAAPAPPSAWAGNPVTTVLMLSLLSLAPFLLMMTTSFVKFSVVFSILRNALGTQQIPPTPVIMGLAVIMTVYVMAPIGVQVYDALQPMLTQSVQQDVVSPVGAQMILSVVDQVKEPLRAFLKKHAHPKERALFYQMAVRMGPPQWKETMKDDDLLVLVPAFTVSELAEAFMIGFLIFLPFLVIDMVVSNILLAMGMHMLSPVTVSLPFKLLLFIMVDGWDLLVRGLIQGYMG